The following proteins come from a genomic window of Diorhabda carinulata isolate Delta chromosome X, icDioCari1.1, whole genome shotgun sequence:
- the LOC130901228 gene encoding 26S proteasome non-ATPase regulatory subunit 4-like: protein MVLESTMICVDDSDYMRNGDFPPTRLLAQQDAVYMLTRSKLRSHPENKVGLLSLVNQEVLMNLTNDIGRLYSKLHSIQPNGKIDLYRGIKTAHLALKHREAKNHKTRIIVFVASPVTNEENKLLQLAKQLKKEKVTVDIISFGEDKVNNDTLNEFISTLNGKDGTNNHLITIAEGRNISDTLLTTPLLESAAAAESLLEQTPMDIGFDYEDDPELAMALFLSLREEEARINRANAANAVTQESNESMDHDEQNNAAVDDIDFSQLTDGQQLIYAIRMSLQNEHNSVAENVEFLEMLNDPIFIENFINNYPELDLKLEDVSEAVQTLYKNNKFKEDENDEEEH from the coding sequence ATGGTATTGGAAAGTACAATGATATGTGTAGACGACAGCGATTATATGCGGAACGGCGATTTTCCTCCAACAAGATTACTTGCTCAACAAGATGCCGTATACATGTTAACCCGATCAAAGCTTCGTTCTCATCCAGAAAATAAAGTAGGTTTATTATCCCTAGTGAATCAAGAAGTACTAATGAACCTTACCAATGATATCGGTCGATTATATTCCAAACTTCATTCAATACAACCTAATggaaaaatagatttatatcGTGGAATTAAAACAGCCCACTTGGCTCTAAAACATAGAGAAGCTAAAAATCATAAAACACgcattattgtttttgttgctAGCCCTGTAACTaacgaagaaaataaattattacagcTTGCTAAACAgcttaaaaaagaaaaagttacaGTGGATATCATTAGTTTCGGAGAAGATAAAGTAAACAATGATACACTAAATGAATTCATTTCTACACTCAACGGAAAAGATGGTACCAACAATCATTTGATAACAATTGCAGAAGGTCGTAATATATCAGATACGTTACTTACTACTCCTCTATTAGAAAGTGCTGCTGCAGCTGAAAGTTTATTGGAGCAAACACCAATGGACATTGGATTTGATTATGAAGATGATCCAGAGTTAGCAATGGCGTTGTTTCTTTCTCTGAGAGAAGAAGAGGCCCGCATAAATAGAGCTAACGCTGCAAACGCAGTGACTCAAGAAAGTAACGAATCGATGGACCATGATGAACAAAACAACGCAGCTGTAGATGATATTGATTTCTCACAACTTACTGATGGTCAACAACTCATTTATGCTATAAGAATGTCATTACAGAATGAACATAATTCCGTTGCAGAAAacgttgaatttttagaaatgttgaaCGATCcgattttcattgaaaatttcatcaataattatcCAGAGcttgatttaaaattagaagATGTATCAGAAGCTGTacaaactttatataaaaataacaaattcaaaGAAGACGAAAATGACGAAGAAGAACATTGA